A window of Acidobacteriota bacterium genomic DNA:
TGGATGTCGAACGCCGGCTGCGGGAAGTACACACCCTCCACCAGGTCTGGGTGATCCTCGACGATCTGGCCGGTGTAGAAGGCCGACGTGGCGCAGATGACACCGTCGTAGCCCTTTTCCCTGAGGTGACGAAGTACCTCGATCGTTTTGTCGCCGTAGCCGATGATGTAGACCGATGCCGGCTGGTTGGCGGCGAGCAGATCAACCGAAATCGTCTGCCAGCCTTCTTCATCGATCGCGACCCGGCCAACGACCTCACCACCCATCGCCTGCTCGAAGACGAGCCGGAAGGGGGGCTCGATTCCGCGTGCCTGGGCGGAATCCTCGGCGTAGATCAGCGTCGTGCCCTTGTCTTGGTCGTCATACAGGAATCGGCCCGCCCGCCGGCCCTCGAGCTCG
This region includes:
- a CDS encoding ABC transporter substrate-binding protein → ELEGRRAGRFLYDDQDKGTTLIYAEDSAQARGIEPPFRLVFEQAMGGEVVGRVAIDEEGWQTISVDLLAANQPASVYIIGYGDKTIEVLRHLREKGYDGVICATSAFYTGQIVEDHPDLVEGVYFPQPAFDIQSEAQLTQDFVDTYQQKYQDEPDIYAAHAFDAMRVAIFVCGETNNFTATEIRKVLAFGVKEFPGVTGIIQFNDYGDVHHNPIMFIVKDGRVLNYERYIEEEKAKIRERIKDLLKG